In Thalassospira sp. ER-Se-21-Dark, one genomic interval encodes:
- a CDS encoding acyl-CoA dehydrogenase family protein yields MTNNALLPDLERLCDDALAALSPVYDAAEYALRTAVTVDGRVNADAFDDNQFAAHGFAWFTTYVTALGQMKAWANRLKDQGKFGNLEQLILQSAFGEYLAQIIGGIPMSQGEIIRLSTLGVSDDLIASLAANPSVATLARGGNSDAARRAIAAEIEDSLDTGRFGETGLEDETLDMVRDQFRRFVEEKVSPHAHGWHERDELIPIEIVNEMSELGVFGLTIPEEFGGLGMGKTAMCVVTEELSRGYIGVGSLGTRSEIAAELIRLGGTDAQKEHYLPKLASGEILPTAVFTEPNNGSDLAHLRTRAVKDGDTYKVTGNKTWITHAARSDLMTLLTRTNPDESGYRGLSMLLAEKPRGTDENPFPADGMSGGEIEVLGYRGMKEYELSFDGFEVPTENLLGGEEGQGFKQLMATFESARIQTAARAVGVAQNALEIGMRYAKDRIQFSKPLYAFPRVYGKVAWMVVETMIARQLTYFSAFEKDQDIRCDIEAGMAKLLGARVAWSNADNALQIHGGNGYALEYQISRVLCDARILNIFEGAAEIQAQVVTRGILTR; encoded by the coding sequence ATGACGAACAACGCCCTTTTGCCTGACCTCGAACGTTTGTGCGATGACGCCCTTGCGGCACTCAGCCCGGTTTATGATGCGGCCGAATATGCGCTGCGGACTGCTGTAACGGTCGATGGCCGGGTCAATGCCGATGCCTTTGATGACAACCAGTTTGCCGCACACGGCTTTGCCTGGTTCACCACCTATGTCACCGCCCTTGGGCAGATGAAGGCATGGGCAAACCGCCTTAAGGATCAGGGCAAGTTCGGCAATCTCGAACAACTGATCCTGCAATCGGCGTTTGGGGAATATCTGGCCCAGATCATCGGTGGCATTCCGATGTCACAGGGTGAAATCATCCGTCTTTCGACCCTTGGCGTTTCTGATGACCTGATTGCATCCCTTGCTGCCAACCCATCGGTTGCGACCCTTGCACGTGGTGGCAATTCCGATGCCGCGCGCCGGGCGATTGCCGCTGAAATCGAAGACAGCCTTGATACCGGTCGCTTTGGCGAAACCGGTCTTGAAGACGAAACCCTTGATATGGTGCGCGATCAATTCCGCCGCTTTGTTGAGGAAAAGGTATCGCCGCATGCTCATGGCTGGCACGAACGTGACGAGCTGATCCCGATTGAAATCGTCAATGAAATGTCTGAACTCGGCGTGTTCGGCCTGACCATCCCCGAAGAATTCGGTGGCCTTGGCATGGGCAAAACCGCGATGTGCGTTGTCACCGAGGAACTGTCGCGTGGCTATATCGGTGTCGGGTCACTTGGGACACGTTCTGAAATTGCCGCCGAACTGATCCGCCTTGGCGGGACCGACGCGCAAAAGGAACACTACTTGCCCAAACTGGCATCGGGTGAAATCCTGCCAACTGCGGTTTTTACCGAACCCAACAATGGATCGGATCTGGCCCACCTGCGCACGCGTGCGGTGAAAGATGGCGATACCTATAAGGTCACTGGCAACAAGACATGGATCACCCATGCCGCACGGTCTGATCTGATGACGCTTCTGACCCGCACCAACCCCGACGAGTCCGGTTATCGTGGCTTGTCGATGCTGCTGGCCGAAAAACCGCGTGGCACCGATGAAAACCCGTTCCCGGCCGACGGCATGTCAGGTGGCGAGATCGAGGTTCTTGGCTACCGCGGCATGAAGGAATACGAACTGTCCTTTGACGGGTTCGAAGTCCCGACCGAGAACCTTTTGGGTGGCGAAGAAGGCCAGGGCTTCAAACAATTGATGGCGACCTTTGAGTCGGCCCGTATTCAGACCGCAGCCCGTGCTGTCGGCGTCGCCCAGAACGCGCTTGAGATCGGCATGCGCTATGCCAAGGATCGCATCCAGTTTTCCAAGCCGCTTTACGCCTTCCCGCGCGTATACGGCAAAGTCGCATGGATGGTGGTTGAAACCATGATCGCGCGCCAGCTGACCTATTTCTCGGCCTTTGAAAAGGATCAGGATATCCGCTGCGATATCGAGGCCGGCATGGCCAAGCTTCTGGGCGCGCGCGTCGCATGGTCGAATGCCGATAACGCCCTGCAGATTCACGGCGGCAACGGCTATGCGCTTGAATATCAGATCAGCCGCGTGCTGTGTGATGCGCGCATTCTGAACATTTTCGAAGGGGCTGC
- a CDS encoding TetR/AcrR family transcriptional regulator encodes MATRGRPPAFDRDNALDKALGLFWERGYDNTSMAELSAAMKLNPPSIYAAFGGKEALFDEVIAHYNKHHGTLIWADLDRFKHPKDATRHVLVASANAYTREDTPHGCLVVLAAPQENSNHATVNQTLCSHRRSVTKTLRNLYAEGQRRGHIPRNANIDTMATYYATVQIGMSIQARDGATREELIAVADAAMTTWPNLTSTSLARR; translated from the coding sequence ATGGCAACACGCGGTAGACCCCCCGCATTTGACCGGGACAATGCACTGGACAAGGCCCTGGGCCTGTTCTGGGAAAGGGGATATGACAATACGTCCATGGCCGAACTGAGCGCGGCCATGAAGCTGAACCCGCCCAGCATCTATGCTGCCTTTGGCGGGAAAGAAGCGTTGTTTGATGAAGTGATCGCCCATTACAACAAACATCACGGCACCTTGATCTGGGCTGATCTGGACCGTTTCAAACATCCAAAAGACGCAACACGTCATGTTCTGGTCGCGTCTGCAAATGCCTATACGCGTGAAGACACACCGCATGGCTGTCTGGTTGTACTGGCCGCACCGCAGGAAAACTCAAATCATGCAACGGTCAATCAGACCCTTTGCAGTCATCGCCGCTCGGTCACGAAAACCTTGCGCAACCTCTATGCCGAGGGTCAACGACGCGGCCACATTCCAAGGAACGCCAATATCGATACCATGGCTACCTATTACGCGACCGTTCAGATTGGCATGTCGATACAAGCCCGCGATGGCGCGACCCGCGAGGAGCTGATCGCTGTTGCCGATGCCGCAATGACGACATGGCCAAACCTGACCAGCACCTCGCTTGCACGACGCTAA
- the ccrA gene encoding crotonyl-CoA carboxylase/reductase, with protein sequence MNTSAEVLPFRGGQEEKDLYEIGEIPPLGHVPKNMYAWAIREERHGEPDTAMQCEVLPVTQPDSHEVLVLVMAAGVNYNGVWASLGKPISVFNVHDCPFHIAGSDASGIVWAVGSKVTRWKVGDEVVIHCNQDDGDDEECNGGDPMLSPTQRIWGYETPDGSFAQFTCVQAQQLMPRPKHLTWEESACYTLTLATAYRMLFGHRPHILRPGHNVLVWGASGGLGSMAIQLITTAGANAIGVISDETKRDFVLGLGAKAVINRKDFNCWGQLPTVNGPEFGDYMKEVRKFGKAIWDITGKGNDVDIVFEHPGEQTFPVSCNVVKRGGMVVFCAGTTGFNLTFDARFVWMRQKRIQGSHFANLKQAAQANKLVIERRLDPSMSEVFSWEDIPRAHMKMMRNEHKPGNMAVLVQAKRPGMRTLEEAVEG encoded by the coding sequence ATGAATACGTCTGCTGAAGTGCTGCCTTTCCGTGGCGGTCAGGAAGAAAAAGATCTTTATGAAATTGGCGAAATCCCGCCATTGGGCCATGTGCCAAAGAATATGTATGCATGGGCGATTCGCGAAGAACGCCATGGCGAACCCGATACGGCCATGCAGTGCGAAGTTTTGCCGGTGACCCAACCCGACAGCCATGAAGTGCTTGTTCTCGTGATGGCGGCCGGGGTGAACTATAATGGTGTCTGGGCATCCCTTGGCAAACCGATCTCGGTCTTTAATGTCCATGATTGCCCGTTCCACATTGCCGGATCGGATGCATCGGGCATCGTCTGGGCGGTTGGATCGAAAGTCACCCGCTGGAAAGTCGGCGACGAAGTGGTCATTCACTGCAATCAGGATGACGGCGACGACGAAGAATGTAATGGCGGCGATCCGATGCTGTCCCCGACCCAGCGTATCTGGGGCTATGAAACGCCAGACGGATCCTTCGCCCAGTTCACCTGTGTTCAGGCACAGCAGCTCATGCCGCGTCCCAAACATCTGACCTGGGAAGAAAGTGCGTGCTACACGCTGACCCTTGCCACCGCCTATCGCATGCTGTTTGGCCATCGCCCGCACATCCTGCGTCCGGGGCACAATGTGCTGGTCTGGGGCGCGTCGGGTGGTTTGGGCTCGATGGCGATCCAGCTGATTACAACGGCCGGGGCCAACGCAATTGGCGTCATTTCCGATGAAACAAAGCGCGACTTTGTTCTGGGACTGGGTGCCAAGGCCGTGATCAACCGCAAGGATTTCAATTGCTGGGGACAGCTTCCCACCGTCAACGGTCCGGAATTTGGCGACTATATGAAAGAAGTCCGCAAATTCGGCAAGGCGATCTGGGACATCACCGGCAAGGGCAATGACGTCGACATCGTCTTTGAACATCCCGGCGAACAGACCTTCCCGGTATCGTGCAACGTTGTAAAACGCGGCGGCATGGTTGTGTTCTGTGCCGGCACCACCGGCTTTAACCTGACCTTTGATGCGCGCTTTGTCTGGATGCGCCAGAAGCGTATTCAGGGCAGCCACTTTGCCAACCTGAAACAGGCGGCACAAGCCAACAAGCTCGTGATCGAACGCCGTCTGGATCCGAGCATGTCTGAAGTGTTCAGTTGGGAAGATATCCCGCGCGCCCACATGAAGATGATGCGCAACGAACACAAACCCGGCAACATGGCCGTTCTGGTGCAGGCAAAGCGCCCGGGAATGCGCACCCTTGAAGAAGCAGTCGAAGGCTAG
- a CDS encoding protein meaA: MSMENKRNAAKPERDRPWLIRTYAGHSSAQASNALYRQNLAKGQTGLSVAFDLPTQTGYDSDHVLARGEVGKVGVPVSHLGDMMTLFDGIPLDQMNTSMTINAPAAWLLSLYIAVAEKQGTARASLQGTTQNDIIKEYLSRGTYIFPPAPSLKLITDVAAFTYREVPKWNPMNVCSYHLQEAGATAEQELAYALATAIAVLDAVRDSGQVPEEDFAKVVGRISFFVNAGIRFVTEICKMRAFCELWDEITRDRYGIEDAKYRRFRYGVQVNSLGLTEQQPENNVYRILIEMLAVVLSKNARARAVQLPAWNEALGLPRPWDQQWSLRLQQIMAYETDLLEYEDLFDGNPAIERKVGALKEGARAELAKIDEMGGAIAAVDRGYMKQELVRSNALRLADIESGLTKVIGVNAFTETEPSPLTSGEKSILTVDDMAEQDQIEKLKAWRSERNQAEVDATLTDLKSAASEGRNIMESSIACAHAGVTTGEWSETLRDVFGEYRAPTGITSMIVTGDAENLQDLRKRVDEVSDKLGERMKMLVGKPGLDGHSNGAEQIAVKAGEAGIEVLYEGIRWTPEELVRNAIEDGAHVIGLSILSGSHVPLVREVVNGLRAQGAGHIPVVVGGIIPESDMLVLRQMGVSAVYTPKDYQLAKVISEIVDLVDRTSVDHPHTGSARGKSDVAGTTIY, from the coding sequence ATGTCGATGGAAAACAAGCGCAACGCAGCAAAGCCGGAACGCGATCGCCCGTGGCTGATCCGGACCTATGCCGGGCACAGCTCCGCACAGGCATCAAATGCGCTGTATCGTCAGAACCTGGCAAAGGGGCAGACCGGGCTTTCGGTGGCCTTCGATCTGCCCACCCAGACGGGGTATGATTCTGACCATGTTCTGGCGCGTGGCGAAGTCGGCAAGGTTGGCGTTCCGGTTTCCCATCTGGGTGACATGATGACGTTGTTTGACGGCATCCCGCTTGATCAGATGAACACGTCGATGACGATCAACGCGCCAGCCGCCTGGCTTTTGTCACTTTATATTGCGGTGGCCGAAAAGCAGGGTACCGCGCGCGCCAGCCTGCAGGGCACGACCCAGAACGACATCATCAAGGAATACCTGTCGCGCGGGACCTATATCTTCCCGCCGGCACCCAGCCTTAAGCTGATTACCGATGTCGCGGCCTTTACCTATCGCGAGGTTCCGAAATGGAACCCGATGAATGTGTGCTCTTATCATTTGCAGGAAGCCGGGGCGACGGCCGAACAGGAACTGGCCTATGCGCTGGCAACGGCGATTGCGGTTCTGGATGCGGTGCGCGATTCGGGGCAGGTGCCCGAAGAAGACTTTGCCAAGGTGGTCGGGCGCATTTCATTCTTTGTGAATGCGGGGATTCGCTTTGTTACCGAGATTTGCAAGATGCGGGCATTTTGCGAACTTTGGGATGAAATCACGCGCGACCGTTACGGCATCGAAGACGCCAAATATCGCCGGTTCCGCTATGGCGTTCAGGTCAACTCGTTGGGCCTGACCGAACAGCAGCCGGAAAATAACGTCTATCGTATTCTGATCGAGATGCTGGCGGTGGTTCTGTCAAAGAATGCCCGGGCGCGCGCCGTGCAGTTGCCCGCCTGGAACGAGGCCCTTGGTCTGCCGCGTCCGTGGGACCAGCAATGGTCGCTGCGCCTGCAACAGATCATGGCTTATGAAACTGATCTTCTGGAATATGAAGACCTGTTTGACGGCAACCCGGCGATTGAACGCAAGGTCGGCGCGCTTAAGGAAGGCGCGCGGGCAGAACTTGCAAAGATCGATGAGATGGGCGGGGCGATTGCCGCAGTTGATCGCGGCTATATGAAACAGGAACTGGTGCGATCAAACGCGCTGCGTCTGGCCGATATCGAAAGCGGCCTGACAAAGGTGATCGGTGTGAATGCCTTTACTGAAACCGAACCATCGCCGCTGACATCGGGGGAGAAATCGATCCTGACCGTCGATGACATGGCCGAACAGGACCAGATCGAAAAACTTAAAGCCTGGCGGTCGGAGCGCAATCAGGCCGAAGTCGATGCCACGCTGACCGATTTGAAGTCAGCCGCCAGCGAAGGCCGCAACATCATGGAAAGTTCCATCGCCTGTGCCCATGCCGGGGTCACCACCGGCGAGTGGTCGGAAACCCTGCGCGACGTATTTGGCGAATACCGTGCGCCGACCGGGATTACATCGATGATCGTGACCGGGGATGCCGAAAACCTTCAGGATTTGCGCAAACGCGTTGATGAGGTTTCTGACAAGCTTGGCGAACGCATGAAGATGCTGGTCGGTAAGCCGGGTCTGGATGGTCATTCCAACGGGGCCGAACAGATTGCGGTCAAGGCGGGCGAAGCCGGGATCGAGGTTTTGTATGAAGGCATTCGCTGGACGCCAGAGGAACTGGTACGCAATGCCATCGAAGACGGCGCGCATGTCATCGGTCTTTCGATCCTGTCCGGGTCGCATGTGCCGCTGGTGCGTGAAGTGGTCAACGGGCTGCGTGCCCAAGGGGCCGGTCATATCCCGGTCGTTGTCGGCGGGATTATCCCGGAATCTGACATGCTGGTGCTGCGTCAGATGGGCGTTTCGGCGGTCTATACGCCCAAGGATTATCAGTTGGCCAAGGTGATTTCCGAGATTGTTGATCTTGTGGATCGTACATCGGTAGATCACCCACATACCGGTTCAGCCAGAGGCAAATCGGATGTGGCGGGAACCACCATTTATTAA
- a CDS encoding EAL domain-containing protein, with amino-acid sequence MSSRLLFIALPLVSLFSLALFIVFGYVSYKVLRDDLNGKVEQTADINARVLATPFWYLDVDNIESALNAMARDRDIVAVQALGADGTEFAHTGVSQSELTDTLRLSRRVYFERNNVRHDVGELVIYFTDARVQDLLFRRIAIDMILFGLLISVVAASLLIANKRSIKEPLNRLLHSIRMTKHGRLRRPVEWNSSDELGLLIREYNEMVALQGQAQEEAQRKQALLEATLHNIGQGICLFDQDLNLMVWNERYIELLNLPRDLVKEGTPLSDILRYNGERGEYGDVSIQALISDRVAIARRREPYRMERTRPNGRVIQVDHNPMPGGGYVATYTDITERKQTEARMRHLAVHDVLTSLPNRTLFLDRLRQALLSARRFQRGVTVLFVDLDRFKDINDHFGHDVGDLMIQEMGQRLSRIIRDSDTAARLGGDEFAIIQTDVQNIEDTIALAQRIIDELCQPFDCRGIRLHSTASVGITLFPEDGENPEQLVKNADMAMYAAKAEGRNNYRFFLPSMHERVKERKTIEEDLRNALEHDQLELYYQPKIDCRTERVVGAEALVRWHHPERGLILPGEFISVAEECGLINRLGAWVLEKACRQTRIWRDSSLSDLRIAVNLSPAQFQDAELVDSVTKIVKETALPHGTLELEITESILMNNPEKAVSTLKELKELGVLIAIDDFGTGYSSLNYLKRFPVTSIKIDRSFVNDIHVDVDDKAIVDAVIGLGHSLNLEVVAEGVEEVEQLVYLQEKGCDFIQGFLFSKPLPASTFESWVNERHGTEQETVSAKS; translated from the coding sequence TTGAGCAGTCGGCTGCTGTTTATCGCATTGCCGCTTGTTTCGCTGTTCTCGCTCGCGCTTTTCATCGTCTTTGGCTATGTCAGCTACAAGGTGCTGCGCGACGACCTGAATGGCAAAGTCGAACAGACCGCCGACATTAACGCCCGCGTTCTGGCCACACCTTTCTGGTATCTCGACGTCGACAATATTGAATCTGCACTCAATGCCATGGCGCGCGATCGCGACATCGTTGCCGTGCAGGCACTGGGCGCAGACGGCACCGAATTTGCCCATACCGGCGTATCGCAATCCGAACTGACCGACACGCTTCGCCTTTCGCGCCGTGTCTATTTCGAACGCAACAACGTGCGCCATGATGTTGGCGAACTGGTCATCTACTTCACAGACGCACGCGTTCAGGATTTGCTGTTCCGCCGTATTGCGATCGACATGATCCTGTTCGGGCTTCTGATCTCGGTCGTGGCCGCAAGCCTTCTGATCGCCAACAAACGCTCGATCAAGGAACCTCTCAACCGACTGCTGCATTCCATCCGAATGACCAAGCACGGCCGACTGCGCCGTCCGGTGGAGTGGAACAGCTCGGACGAACTCGGTCTTCTGATCCGCGAATACAATGAAATGGTCGCCCTTCAAGGTCAGGCACAGGAAGAAGCCCAGCGCAAACAGGCCCTGCTGGAAGCCACCCTTCACAATATCGGTCAGGGCATCTGTCTGTTCGATCAGGACCTGAACCTGATGGTCTGGAACGAACGCTATATCGAATTGCTCAACCTGCCGCGTGATCTGGTCAAGGAAGGCACACCGCTTTCTGATATCCTGCGCTATAACGGCGAACGCGGCGAATATGGCGATGTCAGCATTCAGGCCCTGATTTCCGACCGCGTTGCGATTGCCCGTCGCCGTGAACCCTATCGCATGGAACGTACCCGCCCGAATGGCCGCGTCATTCAGGTTGATCACAACCCGATGCCGGGCGGCGGTTACGTTGCGACCTATACCGATATTACCGAACGTAAACAGACCGAAGCGCGCATGCGTCACTTGGCTGTCCATGACGTTCTGACCAGCCTGCCGAACCGCACCCTGTTCCTTGACCGCCTGCGTCAGGCGCTGCTATCGGCGCGTCGTTTCCAGCGCGGCGTGACGGTTCTGTTTGTTGACCTTGACCGGTTCAAGGACATCAACGACCACTTCGGTCACGATGTCGGCGATCTGATGATCCAGGAAATGGGACAGCGTCTGTCGCGCATCATCCGGGATTCCGATACCGCCGCCCGTTTGGGGGGCGATGAATTCGCAATCATCCAGACCGACGTCCAGAACATCGAAGACACCATCGCCCTTGCCCAGCGCATCATTGACGAGCTGTGCCAGCCATTTGATTGCCGCGGCATCCGCCTGCATTCGACCGCCAGTGTCGGCATTACCCTGTTCCCGGAAGACGGCGAAAACCCCGAACAACTGGTCAAGAACGCCGACATGGCGATGTATGCCGCCAAGGCCGAAGGGCGCAACAATTACCGCTTCTTCCTGCCGTCGATGCACGAACGGGTCAAGGAACGCAAAACCATCGAGGAAGATCTGCGCAACGCGCTCGAACACGATCAACTCGAACTTTACTATCAGCCGAAAATCGATTGCCGCACCGAACGCGTCGTCGGTGCCGAGGCGCTTGTACGCTGGCATCACCCGGAACGTGGCCTGATCCTGCCGGGCGAATTCATTTCCGTTGCCGAGGAATGCGGCCTGATCAATCGACTGGGGGCATGGGTTCTTGAAAAGGCCTGCCGTCAGACACGCATCTGGCGCGACTCATCACTTTCCGATCTTCGGATTGCCGTCAACCTGTCCCCGGCACAGTTCCAGGATGCCGAACTGGTTGATAGTGTGACCAAGATCGTCAAGGAAACCGCCCTGCCGCATGGCACGCTGGAACTTGAAATCACCGAATCCATTCTGATGAACAACCCGGAAAAGGCGGTCTCGACGCTCAAGGAGCTCAAGGAGCTTGGCGTTCTGATCGCGATTGATGATTTCGGCACCGGCTATTCGTCGCTGAACTATCTCAAACGTTTCCCGGTCACCTCGATCAAGATCGACCGGTCCTTCGTGAACGACATTCATGTCGATGTCGATGACAAGGCCATCGTCGATGCGGTCATCGGCCTGGGCCACAGCCTCAATCTCGAAGTCGTTGCCGAGGGCGTGGAAGAAGTCGAACAGCTTGTCTATCTGCAGGAAAAGGGCTGCGACTTTATCCAGGGCTTCCTGTTCTCCAAACCATTGCCCGCCTCGACCTTCGAAAGCTGGGTCAACGAGCGGCATGGCACCGAACAGGAAACTGTCTCAGCCAAGTCCTGA
- a CDS encoding SDR family oxidoreductase, with protein sequence MQNLTGKVAFVTGGGRGIGAAISKRLAQEGAKVVLTYVSAPDRARDVVREIEASGGTAVAIKADNRNADEIEAAINQAAAQFGQIDILVNNAGIIEFAPIDEFSIEQFDRTVDVNVRAVFVATKAALAHMPDGGRIITTGSNLAHRVPWPGLSLYALSKSALIGFTRGVARDLGPRKITVNVVHPGPTETDMNPAEGDIADAARRIMAIPDYSDANDTAGLVAWLAGPEAKVVTGSEFTVDSGMNA encoded by the coding sequence ATGCAGAACCTTACAGGAAAAGTTGCTTTCGTCACTGGCGGCGGACGCGGAATTGGAGCGGCCATTTCCAAACGGCTGGCACAGGAAGGCGCCAAAGTTGTGCTTACGTATGTCAGTGCCCCGGACCGGGCTCGTGATGTGGTCAGGGAAATTGAGGCATCGGGCGGCACGGCCGTGGCGATAAAGGCCGACAACCGAAATGCCGATGAGATTGAAGCGGCAATCAATCAGGCGGCCGCCCAATTTGGGCAGATTGATATTCTGGTCAATAATGCAGGGATTATTGAATTCGCACCGATTGACGAATTTAGCATTGAGCAGTTTGACCGCACGGTTGATGTCAATGTCCGCGCGGTTTTCGTGGCGACCAAGGCAGCACTGGCTCATATGCCCGATGGTGGTCGGATCATTACGACCGGCAGTAACCTTGCGCACCGGGTGCCATGGCCGGGACTAAGCCTTTATGCCCTGTCAAAATCGGCGCTTATCGGCTTTACCCGTGGGGTCGCCCGTGATTTGGGGCCGCGCAAGATCACGGTCAATGTCGTTCATCCGGGGCCGACCGAAACCGACATGAACCCGGCAGAAGGCGACATCGCCGATGCTGCGCGCCGTATCATGGCCATCCCCGATTACAGCGATGCCAATGATACAGCCGGGCTTGTCGCATGGCTTGCCGGGCCTGAGGCCAAAGTGGTCACCGGTTCAGAATTCACTGTCGATAGCGGCATGAACGCCTGA